A region of Candidatus Obscuribacter sp. DNA encodes the following proteins:
- the amrB gene encoding AmmeMemoRadiSam system protein B has translation MPVRLMWSIVLVAVLALYFLLSVVWQSFALTDVRYPSFAGSWYPGNRQYLEHLISTCYVQANASGTNSSHCNKLSPEQSHDEGQKRSLVALVAPHAAFRYSGQAQAYCYQLLKQQNPKRIFILAAGHSRVMSSGAILPAARSFNTPLGNVELDRDCINRLMQLPFFSVNATTHKLEHSVELQLPYIAYSLPQTKIVPLIIGKIDSPEMLHALASSIKSVIEPGDIILVSTDFTHFGRYYNYVPFDQDISANILKLDREAYSYLKARDLNGFIQFKKRTGDTICGYTACLLLLALLPEDSQARVLDYYTSNDMMGTKVKSARDKSISYMSLAFFH, from the coding sequence ATGCCAGTTAGGCTCATGTGGTCAATAGTTTTAGTAGCAGTGCTAGCACTCTATTTTTTGCTGTCGGTAGTCTGGCAAAGCTTTGCTCTTACAGATGTGCGCTATCCCAGTTTTGCCGGTTCATGGTATCCGGGCAATAGACAATATCTCGAGCACCTGATCAGTACTTGTTATGTGCAGGCTAACGCCAGTGGCACAAACTCTAGCCACTGCAATAAGCTCTCCCCAGAGCAGAGCCATGACGAGGGACAAAAGCGCTCTTTAGTGGCGTTAGTTGCTCCCCACGCCGCTTTTAGATATTCAGGTCAGGCCCAGGCCTATTGCTATCAACTACTCAAGCAACAAAATCCCAAACGCATTTTTATCCTGGCAGCAGGTCACAGTAGGGTTATGAGCAGTGGCGCTATCCTGCCTGCCGCGCGCTCATTTAATACCCCGCTTGGTAATGTAGAGCTAGATAGAGACTGCATCAATCGCCTTATGCAGCTACCGTTTTTTAGTGTAAATGCTACTACCCACAAGCTCGAACATTCAGTAGAGCTACAGCTACCTTATATTGCATACAGCCTGCCTCAAACCAAAATCGTACCTTTAATAATAGGCAAAATTGATAGCCCTGAGATGCTACATGCTTTAGCCAGCTCTATAAAGAGTGTGATTGAGCCTGGGGACATAATTTTGGTATCGACCGACTTTACTCACTTTGGTCGTTATTACAACTATGTGCCATTTGATCAAGACATAAGTGCCAACATACTCAAGCTCGACCGCGAGGCCTATAGCTATCTCAAAGCCAGAGACCTCAATGGTTTTATCCAATTCAAAAAACGCACCGGCGACACTATATGCGGTTACACCGCCTGTCTTCTGCTTCTGGCACTCTTACCAGAAGATAGCCAGGCTAGAGTGCTCGACTATTACACATCCAATGACATGATGGGCACAAAAGTCAAAAGCGCCAGAGACAAATCAATCAGCTATATGTCCTTAGCCTTCTTCCACTAA
- a CDS encoding lipase maturation factor family protein: MKAREQPTYRYASWLFIRLLGLCFIFAFASLALEVSGLIGEDGIWPLAQGTASWTKEWGAAAFLHHPTIFLFDSSEFFLWFVVMLGFVLAAMIVFGVATQFCLLIEAILYLSLVTVGGPFFHFQWDLLLLECAVLALFIKPWQTLEPPFSSDLKAPSGLVVLLFDFLLFRVMFASGVVKLLSGDVGWRSFSTMNYYYETQLLPGFFAWYAHQLPAWMQTASCISAFFIELVVPFLIFLPFVRARVIAFFLFLILQVGIQLTGNHGWFNFLTVVISLFLLPDSCFKHIPRCFYRFGWPRASANFSATFWPDNRWLVVPLLSLALFACVRLSERLELAYLVPHPLKQVARAIKPFCLVNGYGLYNRVFATRTEISLEGSDDLVTWQPYLFKYKIGELNQPPPVVSPLAPRLDWRMRFAALVSQRHCPWFHNFVGRLLAGARPVTGLLKSYPQTAPRYIRAHIFEYQFTSASQRERTGNFWQSSYLGPYLYPVEHD; this comes from the coding sequence TTGAAAGCTAGAGAACAACCTACCTACCGTTATGCTTCCTGGCTTTTTATAAGGCTTTTGGGTCTCTGTTTTATTTTTGCCTTTGCCAGCCTGGCCCTCGAAGTCTCGGGATTGATTGGTGAAGACGGCATCTGGCCGCTGGCTCAAGGTACAGCTAGCTGGACAAAAGAATGGGGTGCAGCTGCGTTTTTGCATCATCCCACAATATTTTTATTTGATAGCTCAGAGTTTTTTCTCTGGTTTGTAGTCATGCTTGGTTTTGTCCTGGCAGCAATGATTGTGTTTGGCGTGGCCACTCAATTTTGTCTACTTATCGAAGCAATTTTGTATCTTTCACTGGTGACTGTGGGCGGACCTTTTTTTCATTTTCAGTGGGATTTGCTTTTGCTTGAGTGTGCTGTACTGGCCCTTTTTATAAAGCCCTGGCAGACTCTAGAGCCGCCATTTAGCAGCGATTTAAAGGCACCCAGTGGGCTTGTGGTTTTACTCTTTGATTTTTTGTTGTTTAGAGTGATGTTTGCTAGCGGTGTGGTCAAGCTTTTGAGCGGCGATGTTGGCTGGCGCAGCTTTAGTACCATGAATTATTACTATGAGACCCAGCTTTTGCCCGGCTTTTTTGCCTGGTACGCCCATCAGTTGCCTGCATGGATGCAGACAGCTAGCTGTATCAGTGCTTTTTTTATAGAGCTTGTGGTGCCATTTTTGATTTTTTTGCCCTTTGTGCGCGCTAGAGTAATTGCATTCTTTCTCTTTCTAATTCTCCAGGTGGGCATTCAGTTGACTGGCAATCACGGCTGGTTCAATTTTTTGACTGTGGTTATAAGTCTCTTTCTCTTACCTGATAGTTGCTTCAAACACATACCCAGATGTTTCTACCGCTTTGGTTGGCCCAGAGCCAGTGCCAATTTCAGTGCAACCTTTTGGCCTGACAATAGATGGTTAGTAGTGCCGCTTTTGTCGCTTGCTTTGTTTGCTTGTGTGAGACTGAGTGAGCGACTGGAATTAGCCTATCTGGTGCCGCATCCTCTCAAGCAAGTAGCCAGAGCTATCAAACCATTTTGTCTGGTAAATGGTTATGGACTCTATAACCGAGTCTTTGCCACTCGTACCGAAATCAGTCTGGAAGGCTCAGATGATCTGGTCACCTGGCAGCCTTACTTGTTTAAATACAAAATTGGTGAATTAAATCAGCCACCGCCAGTGGTGTCACCGCTAGCGCCCCGGCTTGACTGGCGTATGCGTTTTGCCGCACTTGTAAGTCAGAGACATTGTCCCTGGTTTCATAATTTTGTAGGCAGACTTTTGGCTGGCGCTAGACCTGTGACCGGGCTGCTCAAAAGTTATCCTCAAACTGCACCGCGTTATATCAGAGCCCATATCTTTGAGTATCAATTTACATCGGCCAGTCAAAGAGAGCGCACTGGTAACTTCTGGCAAAGTAGTTACCTCGGGCCCTACTTGTACCCTGTTGAGCATGATTAA
- a CDS encoding O-antigen ligase family protein, with amino-acid sequence MNNLIAKLALSKGDTGFDNLVKNSLFAGSLIALANSLRHKLENQPLLKKLGNVLAVLSFLILAGLFVILGAPQFAADKEGLALIALLAAATYIGAKILGSGGSLKLTCMDALVAGYLIANIVATFSSHYMPQAFKGLSKAIVYVVFYFTVSFVLQEKKERLPWIIGGALVSGLLVTLYGLYQYKIGVAPLATWEDPSVESKGTRIYSTLGNPNLLAGYLLPLAPLSFFLGIYIRSYKNKLLDWLASPGLIALSGLIVLAVFLTGSRGGFLAVGGTLAFVVLGLSVYLLTSRPKLIFPVLIGVVVVSVLGALLLHFLMPTIEQRILSIFAGSEHSSNAYRMHVWRASLAMFKDNWWIGVGPGNTAFRLAYGLYMKSGFDALGTYCVPLEVGVETGIFGLFCFCALIFVAMCRAHLMFYLDSKYRYLALGLAAALVSLIVQGLVDTVFYRPQVHFLFWLIVASISALSLNSATKEQR; translated from the coding sequence GTGAATAATCTGATCGCAAAGCTCGCCCTGTCTAAAGGTGATACGGGCTTCGACAATCTAGTCAAAAACTCGTTATTTGCCGGCAGTCTGATTGCTCTGGCAAATAGTTTGCGCCACAAGCTAGAGAATCAGCCACTGCTCAAAAAGCTCGGTAATGTCCTTGCCGTGCTCTCATTTTTAATACTGGCTGGACTATTTGTCATTCTGGGAGCGCCTCAGTTTGCTGCTGATAAAGAAGGACTGGCACTAATTGCGCTTCTGGCAGCCGCTACATATATAGGAGCAAAAATACTGGGCAGTGGCGGCAGCCTCAAGCTCACCTGCATGGACGCCCTTGTGGCTGGCTATCTCATTGCCAATATAGTCGCTACCTTTAGCTCGCATTACATGCCCCAGGCATTTAAGGGACTGAGCAAGGCAATCGTATATGTAGTCTTTTACTTTACTGTCAGCTTTGTCCTGCAAGAAAAGAAAGAAAGGCTGCCCTGGATAATCGGTGGAGCCCTGGTAAGTGGACTACTGGTGACGCTCTATGGACTTTATCAGTACAAAATCGGAGTAGCACCACTGGCTACCTGGGAAGACCCCAGTGTAGAGAGCAAAGGCACGCGCATCTACTCCACTCTCGGCAATCCCAATTTACTCGCTGGCTATTTGCTGCCACTGGCGCCTCTTTCATTTTTTCTTGGCATCTATATAAGGAGCTACAAAAACAAACTGCTCGACTGGCTTGCAAGCCCAGGGCTGATTGCACTGAGCGGTCTCATTGTCCTGGCTGTATTTTTGACTGGCAGTCGCGGTGGTTTTTTGGCAGTTGGAGGCACTCTTGCTTTTGTCGTCCTGGGGCTGAGTGTCTATTTACTCACCAGTCGCCCCAAACTAATCTTCCCGGTACTGATTGGTGTTGTCGTTGTCAGCGTGCTGGGCGCCCTTTTATTGCACTTTTTGATGCCCACGATAGAACAGCGCATCTTATCTATATTTGCCGGCTCAGAACACTCCAGCAACGCCTACCGCATGCATGTCTGGCGAGCATCGCTGGCAATGTTTAAGGACAACTGGTGGATTGGTGTGGGGCCAGGCAACACTGCCTTTAGACTGGCCTATGGTCTATATATGAAGAGCGGCTTTGATGCCCTGGGCACTTACTGTGTCCCCCTGGAAGTAGGAGTGGAGACTGGTATTTTTGGACTGTTTTGCTTTTGCGCTTTGATATTTGTGGCCATGTGCCGCGCTCATTTAATGTTTTATCTTGATAGCAAATATCGCTATCTTGCTCTCGGGCTGGCTGCCGCCCTGGTCAGCTTGATAGTGCAGGGTCTAGTGGACACTGTCTTTTACCGACCCCAGGTACATTTTTTGTTCTGGCTCATCGTGGCTAGCATCTCAGCACTCAGCTTAAATAGCGCCACCAAAGAGCAGCGCTAA
- a CDS encoding DUF4330 domain-containing protein → MNANNEAKKRHINLLDYLLIVSVLLSALGLGLAKAGKAGVNQEIKGTPRVNIEVFITGLKTKDLNLFKEGDKTSITIRNQPVHPPMTIVKCEHQPKQVAFLAPDGKKAIAFADPANSIAHDFLVTVQDESEQTDDGYVIRGNKIKVGNQIELESFKYRVQGVVVDISPANK, encoded by the coding sequence TTGAACGCCAATAACGAAGCCAAAAAGCGCCATATCAACCTCCTCGATTACCTTTTGATAGTCAGTGTTTTGCTATCCGCTTTAGGTCTTGGTCTGGCTAAAGCCGGCAAGGCCGGAGTCAACCAGGAGATTAAGGGCACTCCCAGGGTCAATATCGAAGTTTTTATCACCGGACTTAAAACAAAAGACCTCAATCTATTTAAAGAAGGCGACAAGACTTCTATAACCATTCGCAACCAGCCAGTGCACCCACCAATGACTATAGTCAAATGCGAGCACCAACCAAAACAAGTTGCCTTTCTTGCACCCGATGGCAAAAAAGCCATAGCCTTTGCCGATCCGGCCAACTCAATTGCTCACGACTTTTTGGTGACAGTACAAGATGAGAGTGAACAAACTGACGATGGCTATGTTATCCGTGGCAACAAAATCAAAGTGGGCAATCAAATAGAGCTTGAATCATTTAAGTATCGTGTCCAGGGTGTCGTAGTCGATATCAGCCCAGCAAACAAATAA
- a CDS encoding bifunctional hydroxymethylpyrimidine kinase/phosphomethylpyrimidine kinase produces the protein MPNDNKNDKDIEKQSLNRADNTNTPALDLPAMAPHKANSPILDKDELAKESQKRSYLTNKIETVGLSRHFEPERKDVIKPSREFTLQPGEKEESALNAAYLPHALNRPVRLLKGEESKNEVSLKIKPVIDEFILATHISDDSRLSQAEKLGLSSARENLSHATGLTGVLSNALHLARLYQHLRYIEEAKKATMLALGIDPDNQLGKQLFKELERVQQIDLGVRQIPMHNPISKDKLKTRIINLSGGSVIVIGDLLIDRLLEGKPERISREAPVLILEHVSTEHIPGGAANTAHNVTALGGKCHAIGICGDDEFAPKLAECLEKHGITHALVEDKSRVTTVKTRIISKSHSLMQQLLRIDRISHEKISPAMEATLIKKIEESVKAVPASAIILSDYKAGVITDGVIAAVRKLASEKDLMIIVDAQGDFERFKNCTLMTPNQPDAEAYGEMKITSKESLQKLGDLLLEKSGVKALLVTRGGEGMVLFQKGVEMFEIPAFNRSEVFDVTGAGDTVVATMSLALTSGATMEESMALGNLAASIVVRKPGTAVTSQKEMLDHLEKLNLPD, from the coding sequence GTGCCAAACGACAACAAAAACGATAAAGATATCGAAAAGCAATCGCTAAATAGGGCGGACAATACAAACACGCCTGCTTTGGACTTGCCGGCCATGGCTCCGCACAAAGCTAACAGCCCCATACTTGACAAGGACGAACTGGCCAAGGAGTCGCAAAAGCGCTCATACCTCACCAACAAAATCGAGACAGTTGGTCTGAGTAGACATTTTGAGCCAGAGCGCAAGGATGTTATCAAACCATCCAGAGAATTTACCCTGCAACCTGGTGAAAAAGAAGAGTCAGCGCTCAATGCCGCCTATTTACCCCATGCACTGAATCGACCGGTGCGACTTTTAAAAGGCGAAGAAAGCAAAAATGAGGTTTCTCTAAAAATTAAACCGGTCATAGATGAATTCATTCTTGCCACTCATATCAGCGACGACTCCAGACTCTCTCAGGCTGAAAAGCTGGGGCTTTCAAGCGCTCGCGAAAATCTCAGCCACGCCACTGGACTGACTGGCGTTCTTTCAAATGCGCTTCATCTTGCAAGACTCTATCAACATTTACGCTATATTGAAGAAGCAAAGAAGGCCACAATGCTAGCCCTGGGAATCGATCCCGACAATCAGTTAGGCAAGCAACTTTTTAAGGAACTGGAAAGAGTGCAACAAATAGACCTGGGCGTAAGGCAAATACCAATGCACAACCCCATCTCCAAAGACAAACTGAAGACGCGCATTATCAATCTCAGTGGCGGCTCGGTCATAGTCATCGGCGACTTGCTCATTGACCGTCTTTTAGAAGGCAAGCCCGAACGCATATCCAGAGAAGCACCAGTGCTTATACTGGAGCATGTCTCCACCGAACATATTCCGGGCGGCGCAGCTAACACCGCCCATAATGTCACAGCACTTGGTGGCAAATGTCACGCCATTGGTATTTGCGGCGACGATGAGTTTGCCCCAAAACTAGCTGAGTGTCTCGAAAAACACGGCATTACCCACGCTCTTGTCGAAGATAAAAGTCGGGTCACCACAGTCAAGACCCGTATCATCAGCAAATCACATAGCTTGATGCAACAACTTTTGCGCATTGACCGCATTAGTCACGAAAAAATCAGTCCAGCTATGGAAGCAACTCTGATCAAAAAAATCGAAGAATCAGTCAAAGCTGTGCCAGCCAGCGCTATTATCCTCTCGGACTATAAAGCCGGGGTCATTACCGATGGTGTCATTGCCGCTGTGCGCAAACTAGCTTCCGAAAAAGACTTGATGATTATTGTGGATGCTCAAGGTGATTTTGAGAGATTTAAAAATTGCACTCTGATGACACCCAATCAGCCTGATGCCGAAGCTTATGGCGAGATGAAGATTACTTCCAAAGAGAGCTTGCAAAAGCTCGGAGACTTGCTCTTAGAAAAATCTGGTGTTAAGGCCCTCCTTGTCACCCGCGGTGGAGAAGGCATGGTGCTTTTCCAGAAGGGTGTTGAGATGTTTGAAATACCCGCTTTTAACCGCTCAGAAGTATTTGATGTCACCGGTGCAGGCGATACAGTGGTGGCAACAATGTCTCTGGCCCTGACTTCAGGAGCGACCATGGAGGAATCCATGGCACTTGGCAATTTGGCGGCTTCCATTGTGGTACGTAAACCCGGTACAGCAGTGACAAGCCAAAAGGAAATGCTTGATCATCTGGAAAAACTCAATTTACCGGACTGA
- a CDS encoding sulfite exporter TauE/SafE family protein has translation MSSQDIGALLIGIATGLMAGVFGVGGGIVATPLLRLLLGLTAHEAIGTTLAIIVPTSLAGSINYYRQKLVDFKMVRWLVGPAILTSYLGVQTTALVNGQHLMIYFALLVVLAALDMLTGFSHKLKDKKKQEEGSYEYVAPGVAQILPVGLLAGFLSGFFGVGGGFIMIPIFISLFNMPVKMALGTSLVCIAIISVPGTIAHFYLDHVRFTYVLMLVLGAVPASILGSKLAIMIKDNWLRRGFGTVMLIMAATIVYREFAN, from the coding sequence GTGAGCTCTCAAGATATTGGGGCTTTGCTGATTGGTATTGCCACTGGTCTAATGGCTGGTGTCTTTGGTGTTGGCGGCGGTATCGTGGCTACACCCCTGTTACGTTTGCTTTTGGGTCTTACTGCCCATGAAGCTATCGGTACCACTCTCGCCATTATTGTGCCGACATCACTGGCTGGCTCAATTAACTATTACAGACAAAAACTAGTGGACTTTAAAATGGTCAGATGGCTTGTCGGTCCTGCCATATTGACGAGCTATCTGGGGGTGCAGACCACGGCATTGGTCAATGGTCAGCATTTGATGATTTATTTTGCCTTGCTGGTTGTGCTGGCTGCTCTCGATATGCTTACTGGCTTTAGTCACAAGCTCAAAGACAAAAAAAAGCAAGAAGAGGGCTCTTACGAGTATGTAGCACCCGGTGTCGCACAAATTTTGCCAGTGGGGCTTCTGGCTGGGTTTTTGTCTGGCTTCTTTGGTGTGGGCGGCGGTTTTATCATGATCCCAATTTTTATATCGCTTTTTAATATGCCGGTAAAAATGGCTCTTGGTACTTCCCTAGTCTGTATTGCTATTATTTCGGTACCTGGCACTATTGCCCATTTTTATCTGGATCATGTGCGTTTTACTTATGTACTTATGCTGGTACTGGGTGCGGTACCTGCCTCAATACTTGGCAGCAAGCTGGCTATAATGATAAAAGACAACTGGTTGCGCCGGGGGTTTGGCACAGTGATGCTAATTATGGCGGCCACAATAGTCTATAGAGAGTTTGCCAATTAG
- a CDS encoding slipin family protein, with the protein MELMLGLGAILIAYTFSSIKVIKEYERYVIFTLGRADGIRGPGMQFVMPVLQNSKKVDTRIMTMPIPLQEIITKDNVSVKTAAVCFFQVVDPLKAVTKIEDPYAATNQIAQTTLRSILGQHELDELLTERDIINTKLSAIIDRQTEGWGIKVIAVEVKDVEIPENMKRAMAKQAEAERERRAKIVAAEGEHQAAEKLALAAGVISNTPGAMQLRQLQTMVEVSAEKNSTLIFPIPMEFMEMARGAIGAMKDQAAKDRGETLKLSDKVKEQA; encoded by the coding sequence ATGGAATTGATGCTGGGCCTTGGCGCAATTTTGATAGCTTACACATTTAGCTCTATCAAAGTGATCAAGGAATACGAAAGATACGTCATTTTTACTCTCGGTAGAGCTGATGGTATCAGGGGTCCGGGCATGCAGTTTGTTATGCCAGTGCTGCAAAATAGCAAAAAGGTCGACACCCGTATCATGACCATGCCAATCCCATTGCAAGAAATCATCACTAAAGACAACGTTTCAGTCAAAACTGCTGCTGTTTGCTTCTTCCAGGTAGTGGACCCACTCAAAGCAGTGACCAAAATCGAAGATCCCTATGCTGCCACCAATCAAATTGCTCAGACTACTTTGCGCAGTATCCTCGGTCAACATGAGCTAGATGAGCTCTTAACTGAGCGCGATATTATCAACACCAAACTCTCCGCCATTATCGACAGACAAACAGAGGGCTGGGGCATCAAAGTAATAGCAGTAGAAGTCAAAGACGTAGAAATCCCCGAAAACATGAAACGGGCTATGGCTAAGCAAGCTGAAGCCGAAAGAGAAAGAAGGGCTAAAATCGTTGCCGCCGAAGGTGAACACCAGGCTGCCGAAAAACTGGCTCTGGCAGCCGGAGTTATCTCAAATACACCAGGTGCTATGCAACTGAGACAGCTGCAAACCATGGTAGAAGTATCAGCCGAAAAAAATTCAACACTGATTTTCCCTATTCCCATGGAATTTATGGAAATGGCTCGCGGTGCCATCGGCGCCATGAAAGATCAAGCAGCCAAAGATCGCGGCGAAACACTCAAGCTAAGCGATAAGGTCAAAGAACAAGCCTGA
- the rsmB gene encoding 16S rRNA (cytosine(967)-C(5))-methyltransferase RsmB, with protein sequence MDKPGVKARKVAVDVLTRVDKTKAFSNLALDSALTKAKLELRDSAFVTALVQGVLRHKINIDRQIEALSSQPLAKIKAPVLNVLRISIFQLEQMPDLPASAVVDTACDIARAVGHPGIVKFVNGLLRNYLRSMPPAKAELQAQDIDTLTGEPEAVREKLDELAASYSMPTWLVERWLKNFGEEETLALLKACQKPPKLTLRVNNMAIETPALQTILANSGITTTRSKLVPTCLIVEQQNERKKLEEWPGFAEGLFTVQDESAAFVSQVVAPKAGEQIIDLCAAPGGKSINLAELMDGKGKVVAVDKHESRLKLLKETRLRLALRNIETKCADGRVFKYPGGADRVLVDAPCSGTGVISKRSDLRQNRKEEDLAKLIKLQGGLLKNAATLVRPGGVLVYSTCSIEKEEGPDVIEAFLEANSDFKLESFTDAFSRECLDEMDLRAEAKAGSVMFLPSKHKVAGFYIAKLRRDMSEDIQPPLEHAQEL encoded by the coding sequence ATGGATAAACCAGGCGTTAAAGCCCGCAAAGTGGCTGTGGATGTACTGACCCGTGTAGATAAGACAAAAGCCTTTAGCAATTTGGCACTGGATAGTGCTCTCACTAAAGCCAAATTAGAATTGCGTGACAGTGCCTTTGTCACCGCTCTTGTACAGGGTGTTTTACGCCATAAAATCAATATAGATAGACAAATCGAAGCACTCTCATCGCAGCCACTGGCCAAAATCAAAGCACCTGTTTTAAACGTACTGCGCATTTCGATATTTCAGCTTGAGCAAATGCCCGACCTGCCGGCCTCTGCTGTTGTTGACACTGCCTGCGATATCGCTAGAGCAGTGGGTCATCCAGGCATAGTCAAATTTGTAAATGGATTACTGCGCAATTATTTGCGCTCAATGCCTCCGGCAAAAGCCGAGCTTCAGGCGCAAGATATCGATACCTTAACTGGTGAGCCAGAAGCAGTTAGAGAAAAACTAGATGAGCTTGCTGCCTCCTACAGTATGCCTACCTGGCTAGTGGAGCGCTGGCTTAAAAACTTTGGTGAAGAAGAAACACTGGCACTGCTAAAAGCCTGCCAGAAGCCACCCAAATTGACTTTGCGTGTCAATAATATGGCGATAGAGACACCAGCCTTGCAGACTATCCTGGCTAACAGTGGTATCACTACGACACGCTCAAAGCTAGTCCCCACCTGTCTTATAGTCGAACAACAAAACGAGCGCAAAAAACTGGAAGAATGGCCCGGATTTGCCGAAGGACTCTTTACTGTCCAAGATGAATCAGCCGCTTTTGTATCGCAGGTAGTGGCACCAAAAGCTGGTGAGCAGATAATCGATCTTTGTGCGGCACCTGGTGGCAAAAGTATCAATCTGGCAGAGCTCATGGATGGCAAAGGTAAAGTGGTGGCCGTAGACAAACACGAAAGCCGCCTCAAACTCTTAAAAGAAACCAGGCTGAGACTGGCTTTGCGCAACATAGAGACAAAATGCGCCGACGGCCGGGTTTTTAAATATCCAGGCGGTGCTGACCGGGTGCTGGTGGATGCCCCCTGCTCTGGTACCGGTGTTATCAGCAAAAGATCTGACTTGAGACAAAATCGCAAAGAAGAAGACCTGGCTAAACTAATCAAGTTGCAAGGTGGTCTCTTAAAAAATGCCGCCACTCTGGTAAGACCCGGTGGAGTGCTGGTCTACAGCACCTGCTCAATAGAAAAAGAAGAAGGTCCGGATGTTATTGAAGCCTTTTTAGAAGCCAATAGCGACTTTAAACTTGAGAGCTTTACTGATGCCTTTAGTCGTGAATGTCTTGATGAAATGGACTTACGCGCTGAAGCAAAAGCAGGCTCAGTAATGTTTTTGCCCTCAAAACATAAAGTGGCAGGCTTTTATATCGCCAAACTGCGCCGCGACATGTCAGAAGATATCCAACCACCATTGGAGCATGCACAAGAGCTATAA
- a CDS encoding methionyl-tRNA formyltransferase: MLKIIYLGTPQFAVPTLKALIAEPDFEVVAVVCQPDRPKGRGNKLMAPPTKQLANEHNITVLQPEKLARSPEIVDAMRALKPDIIVMVAFGQILKKEVLELPPRGVINVHGSLLPELRGAAPINWSIINGNTTTGVTTMVTEAGVDTGPMLLKAEIPISPDMTAEELSETMSHVGAELLIKTLRGLIDGTVKPLAQEDSKHTLAPILDKTMGALDFTQSAQNLHNRVRGLMPWPSTHATFRGSKLKIIKTALPATSIGPGTKPAGTLHKQDGKLYVYCHSGDEVLELVRVQPESRSAVDGLAWANGAHVEPGEKLENG, translated from the coding sequence ATGCTAAAAATCATCTATTTAGGCACGCCACAGTTTGCCGTACCCACTCTAAAAGCCTTAATTGCCGAGCCCGACTTTGAGGTAGTGGCTGTCGTTTGCCAGCCCGACAGACCAAAAGGTCGTGGCAACAAACTAATGGCGCCGCCCACAAAGCAGCTAGCTAACGAGCACAATATCACTGTCTTGCAACCCGAAAAACTGGCACGCTCACCCGAAATAGTAGACGCCATGCGGGCCTTAAAACCAGACATCATTGTCATGGTAGCCTTTGGTCAAATCCTCAAAAAAGAAGTACTGGAACTGCCTCCCAGAGGCGTAATCAATGTCCATGGCTCGCTCTTGCCTGAGCTCCGGGGAGCCGCCCCGATCAACTGGTCTATCATTAATGGCAACACCACCACCGGTGTCACCACAATGGTTACTGAGGCAGGTGTAGACACTGGTCCCATGCTGCTCAAGGCTGAAATCCCCATTAGCCCTGATATGACCGCAGAAGAACTTAGCGAAACTATGTCCCATGTCGGAGCTGAGCTCCTAATCAAGACACTGCGCGGTCTCATTGATGGCACTGTAAAGCCTCTAGCACAGGAAGACAGCAAACATACACTGGCCCCTATTCTCGATAAAACGATGGGAGCCCTGGACTTTACTCAGTCTGCACAAAATTTGCACAATAGAGTGCGCGGTCTTATGCCCTGGCCTTCTACTCATGCCACCTTTAGGGGCAGCAAACTAAAAATCATCAAAACCGCCCTACCAGCCACCAGTATTGGTCCTGGCACAAAGCCAGCGGGTACACTGCACAAGCAAGACGGCAAACTCTATGTCTATTGCCATAGTGGTGACGAAGTCCTGGAATTAGTCCGTGTCCAGCCCGAGAGCCGCTCGGCCGTGGATGGACTGGCCTGGGCAAATGGAGCACATGTAGAGCCTGGAGAAAAACTAGAAAATGGATAA